A stretch of the Dichotomicrobium thermohalophilum genome encodes the following:
- the ftsH gene encoding ATP-dependent zinc metalloprotease FtsH: protein MSDNEAEDQDRQRRWNIIFLVVAIIGVLTLQYLYTQYQTVAQIPYSQFEQYLDEGRIKSVEVGAETIRGEFTKPVDGQEYFVTRRVSEDFASQLRDKNVTYDGTVENTFLEQILSWLIPIGIFLALWYFLIRRLARGGGMGGGLMQIGQSKARVYYEEQTDTDFDDVAGIDEVEEELKEIVSFLRSPEEYQRLGAHVPKGVLLAGPPGTGKTLIARAVAGEANVPFFYINGSEFVEMFVGVGAARTRDLFKQAREKAPAIIFIDELDALGRVRGGPGAMQGGGHDEKEQTLNQLLSEMDGFDPSEGLVIIGATNRPEILDPALMRAGRFDRRVIVDRPDKIGRAEILKVHAKKVKLGEDVDLEQVAELTAGFTGADLENLVNEAALLATRRDADAVEMRDFTNAIERVVAGLQKKNQVLSEEERRRVAYHELGHALVGLSLPGTDEVHKVSIIPRSVGALGYTIQRPTGDRYLMTRQELLDKMCVLLGGRAAERIFFEDISTGAADDLQKVTDIARSVVTQYGMTEGLGQITYEKRQESVGGLPMAQEQKNYSEETAREIDTTVRGLVDEAFDRTMDIIQKQRDNLDEAAKALLKQETMNADELRKYFELPKEETEREEAEAQTA, encoded by the coding sequence ATGAGTGATAACGAGGCCGAGGATCAGGATCGCCAGCGCCGCTGGAATATCATTTTCCTTGTCGTCGCAATCATCGGCGTTCTGACGCTTCAGTATCTTTACACGCAGTATCAGACAGTCGCGCAGATCCCCTATTCGCAGTTCGAGCAGTATCTCGACGAGGGGCGGATCAAGAGCGTTGAGGTCGGCGCTGAGACGATTCGCGGTGAGTTCACAAAGCCGGTCGATGGTCAGGAGTATTTTGTCACGCGGCGCGTTTCGGAAGACTTTGCGAGCCAGCTGCGGGACAAGAACGTCACCTATGACGGGACGGTCGAGAACACCTTTCTGGAGCAGATCCTGTCCTGGCTGATCCCCATCGGCATTTTCCTGGCGCTCTGGTATTTCCTGATCCGGCGCCTGGCACGCGGAGGCGGTATGGGCGGCGGGCTGATGCAGATCGGCCAGTCCAAGGCGCGCGTGTATTACGAGGAACAGACGGATACTGATTTTGATGATGTCGCGGGGATCGATGAAGTCGAGGAAGAACTGAAGGAGATCGTTTCCTTCCTCCGCTCACCGGAAGAATACCAGCGCCTCGGCGCGCATGTGCCCAAGGGCGTGCTGCTGGCCGGCCCGCCGGGAACGGGCAAGACGCTGATCGCGCGCGCCGTCGCTGGCGAGGCGAATGTCCCGTTCTTCTATATCAATGGCTCCGAGTTCGTGGAGATGTTTGTCGGCGTGGGCGCGGCCCGGACACGCGATCTGTTCAAGCAGGCCCGCGAGAAAGCGCCCGCGATCATCTTCATCGACGAATTGGACGCGCTCGGCCGCGTGCGCGGCGGTCCCGGCGCCATGCAGGGCGGCGGTCACGACGAGAAGGAGCAGACGCTCAACCAGCTTCTCTCGGAGATGGACGGCTTCGACCCCTCGGAAGGCCTGGTCATCATCGGCGCGACCAACCGGCCGGAAATCCTGGACCCGGCACTGATGCGCGCGGGCCGCTTTGATCGGCGCGTGATCGTCGACCGGCCGGACAAGATCGGACGCGCTGAAATTCTCAAGGTGCACGCCAAGAAGGTGAAGCTCGGCGAGGATGTCGACCTTGAGCAGGTCGCGGAGCTGACGGCGGGCTTTACCGGCGCCGACCTTGAGAACCTGGTGAACGAGGCCGCGCTGCTCGCCACGCGGCGCGACGCGGACGCCGTGGAGATGCGCGACTTCACCAATGCCATCGAGCGCGTGGTCGCCGGTCTGCAGAAAAAGAACCAGGTGCTGTCCGAGGAGGAGCGGCGGCGCGTGGCCTATCACGAACTCGGTCATGCGCTCGTGGGACTATCGCTGCCCGGCACAGACGAGGTGCACAAGGTCTCGATCATCCCGCGCTCGGTCGGCGCGCTCGGCTACACGATCCAGAGGCCCACGGGCGACCGCTACCTGATGACCCGGCAAGAGCTTCTGGACAAGATGTGCGTGCTGCTCGGTGGGCGCGCGGCGGAGCGCATCTTCTTCGAGGACATCTCGACCGGTGCGGCCGACGACCTACAGAAGGTCACGGACATTGCCCGCTCGGTCGTGACGCAGTACGGCATGACCGAGGGGCTTGGCCAGATTACATACGAGAAGCGTCAGGAGTCGGTCGGCGGCCTGCCGATGGCCCAGGAGCAGAAGAACTATTCCGAGGAAACGGCGCGCGAGATCGACACGACAGTGCGCGGACTGGTCGATGAGGCATTCGACCGGACAATGGATATCATCCAGAAGCAGCGCGACAATCTGGACGAGGCGGCGAAGGCGCTTCTGAAACAGGAGACAATGAACGCCGACGAGCTACGCAAGTATTTCGAGCTGCCAAAGGAAGAGACGGAGCGCGAGGAGGCGGAAGCGCAGACGGCCTGA
- a CDS encoding aldo/keto reductase, with amino-acid sequence METTRIPGTDLQPSRIGLGTWAIGGWMWGGTDEQESIRTIHAAIDRGINLIDTAPVYGMGRSEQIVGKAIAQSDRDKLVISTKAGLEWEGRQPYRNATSERLTAEVDDSLKRLGVDVIDIHHVHWPDPLVPIEETAGAMKEIHDAGKIRAVGVSNFSVEQMERFRAECPLHVVQPPYNLFERGIEADVLPYAREHDIATLTYGALCRGLLTGKMTQHQEFQGDDLRQTDPKFRQPRFIQYLTAAEKLDQLAKERFGKRVLHLALRWLLDRPGVSVALWGARRPGQLNPVEEIADFHIDEQTAHDIDRVLDGYIKQPVGPEFMAPPTREQKAA; translated from the coding sequence ATGGAAACCACGCGCATTCCCGGAACGGACCTGCAACCCAGCCGCATCGGACTCGGCACTTGGGCGATCGGCGGCTGGATGTGGGGTGGCACCGACGAACAGGAGTCGATCCGCACCATTCACGCGGCCATTGACCGGGGTATCAATCTCATCGACACCGCACCGGTCTACGGCATGGGCCGGTCAGAACAGATCGTTGGCAAGGCGATCGCGCAGAGCGACCGCGACAAGCTGGTAATCTCCACCAAAGCCGGTCTCGAATGGGAAGGTCGCCAGCCCTACCGCAATGCGACGAGCGAGCGCCTCACCGCCGAAGTCGACGATAGCCTGAAGCGGCTCGGCGTCGATGTGATCGACATCCATCACGTGCACTGGCCGGACCCGCTGGTCCCGATCGAGGAGACCGCCGGGGCGATGAAGGAGATCCATGACGCCGGGAAAATCCGCGCGGTCGGCGTCAGCAACTTCTCGGTCGAGCAGATGGAACGTTTCCGCGCTGAGTGTCCGCTCCACGTCGTCCAGCCGCCCTACAACCTGTTCGAGCGCGGGATCGAGGCCGACGTGCTGCCTTATGCGCGCGAGCACGACATCGCCACGCTGACCTACGGCGCGCTGTGCCGAGGTCTGCTCACCGGCAAGATGACGCAGCATCAGGAGTTCCAGGGCGACGACCTGCGACAGACCGACCCGAAATTCCGTCAGCCCCGCTTCATCCAGTACCTGACCGCAGCAGAGAAGCTTGACCAGTTGGCCAAGGAGCGCTTCGGCAAGCGCGTGCTGCATCTGGCGCTGCGCTGGCTGCTGGATCGGCCAGGCGTGAGTGTGGCGCTGTGGGGCGCGCGGCGTCCGGGCCAGCTCAACCCGGTCGAAGAGATCGCCGACTTCCACATCGACGAGCAAACCGCCCACGACATTGACCGCGTCCTCGACGGGTACATCAAGCAGCCGGTCGGCCCCGAGTTCATGGCGCCGCCGACCCGGGAACAGAAAGCTGCGTGA
- a CDS encoding MBL fold metallo-hydrolase, which yields MTEQKPEVKGFYDPKTGSAQYVVSDPDTKKAAIIDPVWDYDEKAGQVCTPNADEILKYVQDAGLEVVWILDTHPHADHFSAAQYLKSKLGAPTAIGEHVVKVQKLWKDIYNLPDDFPTDGSQWDHLFKDGDTFEIGSLPVRVMFSPGHTLASITYVVGDAAFVHDTLMMPDSGTSRADFPGGSARDLYRSIQRLLELPDETRVFVGHDYGRGGRKPQWETTIGETKRNNIHLRDNPSEDDYVRIRNARDAELPLPHLMLEALQINIRGGRTPKPESNGVSYLKIPLNQFSGTSDVCDNPQTITD from the coding sequence ATGACGGAGCAGAAACCGGAGGTCAAAGGCTTCTACGACCCCAAGACCGGCAGCGCGCAATATGTCGTGTCTGACCCGGACACGAAGAAGGCGGCGATCATCGACCCGGTCTGGGACTATGACGAGAAAGCCGGACAGGTCTGCACGCCGAACGCGGACGAAATCCTCAAATACGTGCAGGACGCCGGGCTTGAGGTCGTCTGGATCCTCGACACGCACCCGCACGCCGACCACTTCTCGGCGGCGCAGTACCTGAAGAGCAAGCTCGGCGCGCCGACGGCCATCGGCGAGCACGTCGTCAAGGTCCAGAAACTCTGGAAGGACATCTACAACCTGCCGGATGACTTCCCGACTGACGGCTCGCAGTGGGACCATCTGTTCAAGGACGGCGACACCTTCGAGATCGGGTCGTTGCCCGTGCGGGTTATGTTCAGCCCGGGACACACGCTTGCGTCGATCACCTACGTCGTCGGCGATGCGGCCTTCGTGCACGACACTCTGATGATGCCGGATTCCGGGACCTCGCGGGCCGACTTCCCCGGCGGCAGCGCGCGGGACCTCTACCGCAGCATCCAGCGCCTCCTGGAACTGCCGGATGAGACGCGCGTGTTCGTCGGCCACGACTACGGCCGCGGCGGGCGCAAGCCGCAATGGGAAACCACGATCGGCGAGACGAAGCGCAACAACATCCACCTGCGCGACAATCCCAGCGAGGACGACTACGTGCGCATCCGTAACGCGCGCGACGCCGAACTGCCGCTTCCGCACCTGATGCTGGAGGCGCTGCAGATCAACATTCGCGGCGGCCGGACGCCGAAGCCGGAGTCGAACGGCGTGTCCTACCTCAAGATCCCGCTGAACCAGTTCTCCGGCACATCCGACGTCTGCGACAATCCCCAGACGATCACCGACTGA
- a CDS encoding ZIP family metal transporter, which produces MFEINVWTVLIAAFITAVMTGVGALPFLVYRRVSGALLGYSNAVAGGLMLAASHSLIAEGVALNAERALIGVLIGLGAIIASNRLIPSGDGLEVANLGGVDARKALLILGIMTAHSFAEGIGVGVSFGGTEALGIFITTAIAFHNVPEGLAISLVLVPRGTPVWKAAGWSIFTSLPQPLMAVPAFLFVQAFEPFLPVGLGIAAGAMIWMVFAELIPDAMEEVSGGAVGTAVTLAFTLMLAFQLLILPAGH; this is translated from the coding sequence TTGTTTGAAATCAACGTCTGGACCGTTCTGATCGCCGCATTCATCACCGCCGTCATGACGGGGGTGGGCGCGCTGCCCTTCCTGGTCTACCGGCGGGTGAGCGGGGCGCTGCTCGGCTATTCCAACGCGGTCGCGGGCGGCCTGATGCTGGCGGCGAGCCACAGTCTGATCGCCGAGGGCGTGGCGCTAAACGCGGAGCGCGCGCTGATCGGCGTGCTTATCGGGCTGGGCGCGATCATCGCCAGCAATCGGCTGATCCCGTCCGGCGACGGCCTTGAGGTCGCCAATCTCGGCGGCGTCGATGCGCGCAAGGCGCTGCTGATCCTGGGCATCATGACAGCGCATTCCTTCGCGGAGGGTATCGGCGTCGGCGTCTCCTTCGGCGGGACCGAGGCGCTGGGCATCTTCATCACCACGGCGATCGCGTTTCACAACGTGCCGGAAGGGCTGGCGATCTCGCTGGTGCTGGTGCCGCGCGGCACGCCGGTGTGGAAGGCCGCCGGCTGGAGCATCTTTACCAGCCTGCCGCAGCCGCTGATGGCCGTGCCCGCCTTCCTGTTCGTTCAGGCGTTCGAGCCGTTCCTGCCCGTTGGGCTGGGCATCGCCGCCGGCGCGATGATCTGGATGGTGTTCGCCGAGCTGATCCCTGACGCGATGGAGGAGGTGTCGGGCGGGGCGGTCGGCACGGCGGTGACGCTGGCCTTCACGCTGATGCTGGCCTTCCAGCTCCTCATACTGCCCGCGGGGCACTGA
- a CDS encoding NADP-dependent isocitrate dehydrogenase yields the protein MEKIKVENPVVELDGDEMTRIIWHLIKEKLILPYLDIDLRYYDLSIQHRDETDDQVTVDAANAIKEHGVGVKCATITPDEARVEEFGLKKMWRSPNGTIRNIIGGVVFREPIICRNVPRLVPGWTKPIIIGRHAFGDQYRATDFVVPGPGKLTIKFQPSDGGAPIEHEVFDFPGGGVAMSMYNLDSSITDFARACMNYAYERGYPLYMSTKNTILKAYDGRFKDIFQKVYDDEFKDKFEAAGLTYEHRLIDDMVAAALKWSGGYVWACKNYDGDVQSDTVAQGFGSLGLMTSVLTTPDGKTVEAEAAHGTVTRHYRMHQQGKETSTNSTASIFAWSRGLKHRGKLDGNQALTDFAEKLEATVVETIESGYMTKDLALLIGDEQGWLSTEGFLDKIDENLRAKMAA from the coding sequence ATGGAAAAAATCAAGGTCGAAAACCCGGTCGTCGAGCTCGACGGCGATGAAATGACGCGCATCATCTGGCATCTCATCAAGGAGAAGCTGATCCTTCCGTATCTGGATATCGATCTGCGTTATTACGACCTGTCGATCCAGCATCGCGACGAGACTGACGATCAGGTCACCGTCGATGCCGCCAACGCGATCAAGGAGCACGGCGTCGGCGTGAAGTGCGCGACGATTACGCCGGACGAGGCGCGCGTCGAGGAATTCGGCCTGAAAAAGATGTGGCGCTCACCCAACGGGACCATCCGCAACATTATTGGCGGTGTGGTGTTCCGCGAGCCGATCATCTGCCGCAACGTGCCGCGTCTCGTGCCGGGCTGGACCAAACCGATTATTATCGGGCGCCATGCCTTCGGCGACCAGTACCGCGCGACCGACTTTGTCGTGCCCGGCCCCGGCAAGCTCACCATCAAGTTCCAGCCCTCGGACGGCGGCGCCCCGATCGAGCACGAGGTTTTCGACTTCCCCGGCGGCGGCGTGGCGATGTCGATGTACAACCTCGACTCGTCCATCACCGACTTCGCCCGCGCTTGCATGAACTATGCCTATGAGCGCGGTTATCCGCTCTACATGTCCACGAAGAACACGATCCTCAAAGCCTATGACGGGCGCTTCAAGGACATCTTCCAGAAGGTCTACGACGACGAGTTCAAGGACAAGTTCGAGGCCGCGGGCCTGACCTACGAGCACCGGCTGATCGACGACATGGTCGCCGCGGCCCTGAAATGGTCGGGCGGTTACGTCTGGGCTTGCAAGAACTATGACGGTGACGTGCAGTCCGACACCGTGGCCCAAGGCTTCGGCTCGCTCGGCCTGATGACCAGCGTCCTGACGACGCCCGACGGAAAGACGGTGGAGGCCGAGGCCGCGCATGGCACCGTCACACGCCACTACCGGATGCACCAGCAGGGCAAGGAAACCTCGACCAACTCCACCGCCTCGATCTTCGCATGGTCGCGTGGGCTGAAGCATCGCGGCAAGCTCGACGGTAACCAGGCGCTGACCGACTTCGCCGAGAAGCTGGAGGCGACGGTCGTCGAGACGATCGAAAGCGGCTACATGACCAAAGACCTGGCGCTGTTGATCGGCGATGAGCAGGGCTGGCTGTCCACAGAGGGCTTCCTCGACAAGATCGACGAGAACCTGCGGGCGAAGATGGCGGCGTAA
- a CDS encoding RNA methyltransferase produces MPDNNVSHPPAAEGLDGPPTAPAIILVEPQLGDNIGAAARAMANFGLGELRVVAPRDGWPNAAAQSYAANALSIVDNARVFPDLKAAVADLHYVIATTARRRDMTKLVFSPESAAGEMLTRTKARQNCGVLFGKERSGLENDDIAIADAIISAPVVAAFASINLAQAVLLIAYEWRKAWLDAEESGEKTAEPWRQGDAQPATQEELIGFFEQLERELDASGFLRPPEKRPRMVRSIRNMFKRMGATDQEVRTLRGIVASLTRRHEGGSRDNPKMS; encoded by the coding sequence ATGCCCGACAACAATGTGAGCCACCCTCCCGCAGCAGAGGGGCTAGACGGACCACCAACAGCGCCGGCCATCATCCTGGTCGAGCCGCAACTCGGCGACAATATCGGCGCCGCAGCGCGTGCGATGGCCAATTTCGGGCTAGGTGAGTTGCGCGTGGTGGCCCCACGCGACGGCTGGCCCAATGCAGCGGCGCAGTCCTATGCGGCGAACGCGCTCAGCATCGTCGACAACGCCAGGGTGTTTCCCGACCTGAAAGCCGCCGTCGCCGATCTGCACTACGTCATCGCGACGACGGCGCGCCGCCGTGACATGACCAAGCTCGTGTTTAGTCCCGAGAGCGCGGCGGGCGAAATGCTGACGCGGACAAAAGCTCGCCAAAATTGCGGTGTCCTGTTCGGAAAGGAGCGATCGGGTCTGGAAAACGACGATATCGCCATCGCCGATGCGATCATTAGTGCACCCGTCGTGGCCGCTTTCGCTTCAATCAATTTGGCTCAAGCCGTCTTGCTCATCGCCTATGAGTGGCGTAAGGCATGGCTGGACGCCGAGGAAAGCGGCGAGAAGACCGCCGAACCGTGGCGCCAGGGCGATGCCCAACCCGCCACACAGGAAGAGCTGATCGGCTTTTTCGAGCAGTTGGAACGGGAGCTGGATGCCTCAGGATTTCTGCGTCCGCCGGAAAAGCGCCCCCGGATGGTGCGTAGCATCCGGAATATGTTCAAACGAATGGGAGCCACCGACCAGGAGGTCCGCACGCTCCGCGGCATTGTTGCTTCGTTGACACGCCGCCACGAAGGCGGTTCTCGGGATAACCCGAAAATGTCATAG
- the rpsD gene encoding 30S ribosomal protein S4 has protein sequence MSKRISAKYKIDRRMGENIWGRPKSPVNKREYGPGQHGQRRRGKLSDYGEQLRAKQKLKGYYGNITEKQFRAIYKEATRQKGDTSEALIGLLERRLDAIVYRAKFVPTVFAARQFVNHGHIKVNGQRVTIPSFRCKEGDVIEVREKSRDMGLVLEAVESPERDVPDYIDVDHNKMTAKLVRIPQLGDVPYPVMMEPNLVVEFYSR, from the coding sequence ATGAGCAAGCGCATCAGCGCGAAATACAAGATCGATCGCCGTATGGGCGAGAACATCTGGGGCCGGCCGAAGAGTCCGGTGAACAAGCGCGAATATGGCCCCGGCCAGCACGGCCAGCGCCGCCGCGGCAAGCTGTCGGACTATGGCGAGCAGCTCCGGGCCAAACAGAAGCTGAAAGGCTACTACGGCAACATCACCGAGAAACAGTTCCGTGCGATCTACAAGGAAGCCACGCGGCAGAAAGGCGATACCTCCGAGGCGCTGATCGGCCTGCTGGAGCGGCGTCTGGACGCGATCGTGTACCGTGCAAAGTTCGTGCCGACCGTGTTCGCCGCGCGCCAGTTCGTCAATCACGGCCACATCAAGGTCAACGGCCAGCGTGTCACGATCCCGAGCTTTCGGTGCAAGGAAGGCGACGTTATCGAGGTGCGCGAGAAGTCCCGTGACATGGGGCTGGTGCTTGAAGCGGTGGAAAGTCCTGAGCGTGACGTGCCGGACTATATCGACGTTGACCACAACAAGATGACCGCGAAACTGGTGCGTATCCCGCAGCTCGGCGATGTTCCCTATCCGGTGATGATGGAGCCGAACCTCGTGGTCGAGTTCTATTCCCGCTAA
- a CDS encoding paraquat-inducible protein A, translated as MDDLTTDDNRPSLIARLSQAGRFPSSLAEDATEPVDLRSPAVPGVFRIFAVGVMIIGATVSLVLGLTLPVIELTYFYVWSDTHSFVSIVRALYAEQELFLAGILVVFSILFPVLKLLYLLVAYATMAADGRARQRMLNRMSWLGKWSMLDVLVLALVIFYVKASALTEAAALPGIYFFCAAVLMTMIAYALVEHSPGQRHE; from the coding sequence ATGGACGATCTCACGACGGACGACAATCGCCCGTCACTCATCGCGCGTCTTTCGCAAGCCGGTCGTTTCCCCTCAAGCCTGGCTGAGGACGCGACCGAGCCAGTCGACCTGCGGTCCCCCGCAGTCCCGGGCGTTTTCCGCATCTTCGCGGTGGGCGTGATGATCATCGGGGCCACCGTGTCACTCGTGCTCGGCCTTACCCTGCCGGTTATCGAACTCACCTATTTCTACGTCTGGTCCGACACGCATTCCTTTGTGTCGATCGTGCGCGCGCTTTATGCCGAGCAGGAGCTGTTCCTTGCCGGTATCCTTGTGGTGTTTTCGATTCTGTTTCCGGTACTCAAGCTGCTTTATCTGCTCGTCGCATATGCGACGATGGCAGCCGACGGGCGGGCGCGGCAGCGCATGTTGAACCGGATGTCCTGGTTGGGAAAGTGGTCGATGCTGGATGTCTTGGTTCTGGCGCTGGTTATCTTTTACGTAAAGGCCAGCGCGCTGACCGAGGCGGCGGCCCTGCCCGGCATCTACTTCTTTTGCGCCGCCGTGCTGATGACCATGATTGCCTACGCGCTTGTGGAGCACAGCCCGGGCCAGCGCCACGAATGA
- the grxD gene encoding Grx4 family monothiol glutaredoxin — MDQQNVHDWIKDQVQSNDVVLFMKGNRHFPQCGFSAQVVRMLDYLGVDYKDINVLDDNDVREGIKTYTNWPTIPQLYVKGEFVGGCDILTEMFQEGELQQHLEQKDIAFEKRSAPA, encoded by the coding sequence ATGGACCAGCAGAACGTTCACGACTGGATCAAGGATCAGGTTCAGAGCAACGACGTTGTCCTGTTCATGAAGGGCAACCGCCATTTCCCGCAGTGCGGATTCTCCGCGCAGGTCGTCCGGATGCTCGATTATCTCGGCGTCGACTACAAGGATATCAACGTCCTTGATGACAACGACGTGCGCGAGGGCATCAAGACCTACACCAACTGGCCAACCATTCCGCAGCTCTACGTGAAGGGCGAATTTGTCGGCGGATGTGATATTCTGACCGAGATGTTCCAGGAGGGTGAGCTTCAGCAGCACCTGGAGCAAAAGGATATTGCATTCGAAAAGCGCTCGGCGCCGGCGTAA
- a CDS encoding BolA family protein, whose product MPMEAAEIEALIKAKLPDAQVTIRDLAGDGDHYAAVIVSEAFRGKTKVQQHQLVYDALQGQMGGALHALALQTSAPD is encoded by the coding sequence ATGCCGATGGAAGCCGCTGAAATCGAAGCGTTGATCAAGGCCAAGCTGCCAGATGCGCAGGTCACGATCCGCGATCTGGCTGGCGATGGGGATCATTATGCGGCGGTGATCGTCTCCGAAGCTTTCCGGGGCAAGACCAAGGTTCAGCAGCATCAGCTCGTCTATGACGCTCTGCAGGGTCAGATGGGCGGGGCGCTGCACGCGCTCGCGCTCCAGACCTCGGCACCGGACTAA
- the purL gene encoding phosphoribosylformylglycinamidine synthase subunit PurL, translated as MTATTSQEITPDLIAEHGLKPDEAERMVEILGRQPTPTELGIFSVMWSEHCSYKSSRVWLKTLPTEGPQVIQGPGENAGVVDIGDGDAVVFKMESHNHPSFIEPYQGAATGVGGIMRDVFTMGARPVANLNALRFGAPEHPKTRHLLSGVVEGIGGYGNCTGVPTVGGEVNFDARYNNNILVNAMCVGTARADKIFYSAARGAGHSVVYVGSKTGRDGIHGATMASAEFDDDSAEKRPTVQVGDPFTEKLLIEACLELMEGDAIIAIQDMGAAGLTSSSVEMADKGGVGIRLDLDRVPQRESGMNAYEMMLSESQERMLMVLRPGADDKAEAIFRKWGLDFAVIGETTESGRIEIWHKGAQEADIPVRALSAGAPEYQRPWTAREAPAVVRAADVPAPDSLLGALKALMAGPHLCSRRWVWEQYDHMVMTNTVQRPGGDAAVIRVGDWSSRKAVALACDVTPRYCAADPETGGAQAVAETWRNLTAVGAQPLAITNCLNFGNPERPEIMGEIARCVTGMGRAAKALSFPVVSGNVSLYNETNGVAIPPTPAIGGVGLLPDLERMATIALKPDDEVLILLGETRGALGQSLYQEHATGAYDGAPPPVDLDAEQRAGDLVRGLISDGTTQTVHDVADGGVLVAVAEMALAGGLGVTLDTRELDIPAHAFWFGEDQARYLVAASEDAAQSIRAEAERAGVSAQAIGRIGGDALALPGEAPLSLTELRHLHEGWFPSYVTKD; from the coding sequence ATGACCGCAACCACTTCACAAGAGATCACGCCGGACCTGATCGCCGAGCATGGCCTCAAGCCGGACGAGGCCGAGCGCATGGTCGAAATTCTCGGCCGGCAGCCGACGCCGACAGAACTCGGCATCTTTTCGGTGATGTGGTCCGAGCACTGCTCCTATAAATCCTCGCGCGTCTGGCTCAAGACGCTGCCCACCGAGGGACCGCAGGTTATTCAAGGGCCGGGCGAGAATGCTGGGGTGGTCGACATTGGCGACGGCGATGCGGTCGTCTTCAAGATGGAGAGCCACAACCACCCATCCTTCATCGAGCCGTACCAGGGTGCGGCGACGGGCGTGGGCGGCATCATGCGCGATGTGTTCACGATGGGCGCGCGGCCGGTGGCCAACCTGAACGCATTGCGCTTTGGCGCGCCGGAACACCCGAAGACGCGGCACCTGCTCTCCGGCGTCGTGGAGGGCATTGGCGGTTACGGCAACTGCACCGGCGTCCCGACCGTTGGCGGCGAGGTCAATTTTGACGCGCGCTACAACAACAACATCCTCGTCAATGCGATGTGCGTCGGCACCGCCCGCGCCGACAAGATTTTCTATTCCGCCGCGCGCGGTGCCGGACACTCAGTCGTGTATGTCGGCTCGAAGACCGGGCGCGACGGCATTCACGGCGCGACCATGGCCTCGGCGGAGTTCGACGACGACAGCGCGGAGAAGCGCCCGACCGTTCAGGTCGGCGACCCGTTCACCGAAAAGCTGCTGATCGAGGCCTGCCTCGAATTGATGGAAGGCGACGCGATCATCGCCATTCAGGACATGGGCGCGGCCGGGCTGACGTCCTCTTCCGTCGAAATGGCGGACAAGGGTGGGGTCGGCATCCGGCTCGATCTCGACCGCGTGCCGCAGCGCGAGAGCGGCATGAACGCCTACGAGATGATGCTCTCGGAGAGCCAGGAGCGCATGCTGATGGTGCTGCGTCCCGGCGCAGACGACAAGGCCGAGGCGATCTTCCGCAAATGGGGGCTGGACTTCGCCGTCATCGGCGAAACGACCGAGAGCGGGCGCATCGAGATCTGGCACAAGGGCGCGCAGGAAGCGGACATCCCCGTCCGCGCGCTCAGTGCCGGCGCCCCGGAGTATCAGCGTCCGTGGACGGCGCGCGAGGCCCCGGCCGTAGTCCGCGCGGCGGACGTGCCCGCGCCCGATAGCCTGCTTGGCGCGCTCAAGGCGTTGATGGCGGGTCCGCATCTGTGCTCACGCCGATGGGTGTGGGAGCAGTACGACCACATGGTCATGACCAACACCGTCCAGCGGCCGGGCGGCGACGCGGCGGTCATACGGGTTGGCGACTGGTCGAGCCGCAAGGCCGTGGCGCTCGCCTGCGATGTCACGCCGCGCTATTGTGCCGCCGACCCGGAAACCGGCGGCGCGCAGGCCGTTGCCGAGACATGGCGCAACCTCACCGCCGTAGGTGCTCAGCCGCTGGCGATCACCAATTGCCTGAACTTCGGTAATCCAGAACGGCCCGAGATCATGGGCGAGATCGCCCGATGCGTCACGGGCATGGGCCGGGCGGCGAAGGCGCTCAGCTTCCCGGTCGTGTCGGGCAACGTCTCGCTCTACAACGAGACGAACGGCGTGGCGATTCCGCCGACGCCCGCAATCGGCGGCGTAGGCCTGCTGCCCGATCTGGAGCGCATGGCGACGATCGCCTTGAAACCAGACGACGAGGTGCTGATCCTGCTGGGCGAGACCCGTGGTGCCCTCGGTCAGTCGCTGTATCAGGAGCACGCCACGGGCGCTTATGACGGCGCGCCGCCGCCGGTCGATCTCGATGCCGAACAGCGCGCCGGCGATCTGGTGCGGGGGCTGATCAGTGACGGTACCACCCAAACGGTGCACGATGTCGCGGACGGCGGCGTTCTGGTCGCGGTAGCGGAAATGGCGCTGGCTGGCGGACTCGGCGTGACGCTCGACACGCGCGAACTCGACATTCCCGCCCACGCCTTCTGGTTCGGCGAGGATCAGGCGCGCTATCTCGTGGCGGCGTCCGAAGACGCCGCGCAGAGCATCCGCGCCGAAGCCGAAAGGGCGGGCGTGTCGGCGCAAGCCATCGGCCGGATCGGGGGCGATGCGTTGGCGCTTCCCGGGGAAGCACCTCTCTCACTGACTGAACTGCGCCATCTTCACGAGGGCTGGTTCCCGTCCTATGTGACAAAAGACTGA